The following proteins are co-located in the Micromonospora viridifaciens genome:
- a CDS encoding phytoene desaturase family protein, translating into MARIVVIGAGVGGLATAARLAVTGHEVTVFERADTVGGKLGRYVHDTPEGAYRFDTGPSLLTLPQVFHELFEATGAKLDEYLDLVPLDPIVRHVFPGGGPTLDSCADPAEFAARIGAAFGDRAAADWQRLWRRATRVWDASHRDVLRRTVDSPRDLAALAWRLGDLAAIAPGRTLRGLGRRHLSDPRLRMLLDRYATYTGADPRRAPAALVAVPYAELTYGGWYLRGGLAGLADALLSRCLDLGVVVHTGATVTRIDAAGGRVHGVRLAGLAAPIPADVVVANVDALTLYRDLLPSPRRLAGLTDRSLAGFVLLLGVRGDSGLAHHTVFFPDDYDAEFDAVFGDPGRGLRARPALDPTVFVTMAADPAVRPDGHEAWFVLVNAARHGTAAGAVDWRRPGLAEAYADRILDVLAERGADVRDRLVFREIRTPADLDATTGAPGGAIYGTAGGLLRPANRGPAAGLWLVGGSGHPGGGLPMVTLSAEIVATAIGPAW; encoded by the coding sequence ATGGCGCGGATCGTGGTCATCGGCGCCGGGGTGGGCGGGCTGGCCACCGCCGCCCGGCTGGCGGTCACCGGGCACGAGGTCACCGTCTTCGAGCGGGCCGACACGGTCGGCGGGAAGCTCGGCCGGTACGTCCACGACACCCCGGAGGGCGCGTACCGCTTCGACACCGGGCCGAGCCTGCTCACCCTGCCGCAGGTCTTCCACGAGCTGTTCGAGGCCACCGGCGCGAAGCTCGACGAGTACCTCGACCTGGTGCCGCTGGACCCGATCGTCCGGCACGTCTTCCCCGGCGGCGGCCCCACCCTCGACTCCTGCGCCGACCCGGCCGAGTTCGCCGCCCGGATCGGCGCGGCGTTCGGGGACCGGGCCGCCGCCGACTGGCAGCGGCTCTGGCGGCGGGCCACTCGGGTCTGGGACGCCTCGCACCGGGACGTCCTGCGCCGCACCGTCGACTCGCCCCGGGACCTGGCCGCGCTGGCCTGGCGGCTCGGCGACCTCGCCGCCATCGCCCCCGGCCGCACCCTGCGCGGCCTGGGTCGCCGCCACCTGTCCGACCCGCGGCTGCGGATGCTGCTCGACCGGTACGCCACCTACACCGGGGCCGACCCGCGCCGCGCGCCGGCCGCGCTGGTCGCCGTCCCGTACGCCGAGCTGACGTACGGCGGCTGGTACCTGCGCGGCGGGCTGGCCGGGCTCGCCGACGCGCTGCTGTCCCGCTGCCTCGACCTCGGCGTGGTGGTGCACACCGGCGCCACGGTCACCCGGATCGACGCCGCCGGCGGCCGGGTGCACGGGGTACGCCTCGCCGGGCTGGCCGCGCCGATCCCCGCCGACGTGGTGGTGGCCAACGTGGACGCGCTCACCCTCTACCGGGACCTGCTGCCCAGCCCGCGCCGGCTGGCCGGGCTCACCGACCGCAGCCTGGCCGGCTTCGTGCTGCTGCTCGGCGTACGCGGCGACTCCGGGCTGGCGCACCACACCGTCTTCTTCCCCGACGACTACGACGCCGAGTTCGACGCGGTCTTCGGCGACCCGGGGCGCGGGCTGCGGGCCCGGCCGGCGCTCGACCCGACGGTCTTCGTCACCATGGCGGCCGACCCGGCGGTCCGCCCAGACGGGCACGAGGCGTGGTTCGTGCTGGTCAACGCCGCCCGCCACGGCACCGCCGCAGGCGCGGTCGACTGGCGCCGGCCGGGGCTCGCCGAGGCGTACGCCGACCGGATCCTCGACGTGCTCGCCGAGCGGGGCGCGGACGTGCGGGACCGGTTGGTGTTCCGCGAGATCCGCACCCCGGCCGACCTGGACGCGACGACCGGCGCACCCGGCGGGGCGATCTACGGCACGGCGGGCGGCCTGCTCCGCCCGGCCAACCGGGGCCCGGCGGCCGGGCTCTGGCTGGTCGGCGGCTCCGGCCACCCCGGCGGCGGCCTCCCCATGGTCACCCTCTCCGCGGAGATCGTCGCCACCGCCATCGGCCCGGCCTGGTGA
- a CDS encoding glycosyltransferase translates to MRCFVLVLLVAVAALTAHTLVNAARWLRRPAAGPVEVTEPVAVLLPLRDEATRVAPCLRALLAQRGVPDLRIVVLDDGSADGTADVVRAVAGDDPRLTLLTGAALPPGWLGKPHACWQLATRTDPAPAVLAFVDADVVLTPYAVAAAVTELRAAGATLLSAYPRIVVRTAADRLVQPLLQWLWLTFLPLRAMERSSRPSLAAAGGQFLVVDRAGYLRAGGHAAVADKVLEDIELAREVKRSGGRIALADGSRLAACRMYETWPQLRDGYTKSLWASFGHPAAATLVVALLLLLFTAPPLIALGALAAGTPAVAGLAALAWLLGVAGRVVSARATGGRAWPDALAHPVSVGFLGWLTLRSYHLRKRRRLSWRGRPVS, encoded by the coding sequence ATGAGGTGTTTCGTCCTCGTCCTGCTCGTCGCGGTCGCCGCGCTCACCGCGCACACGCTGGTCAACGCCGCCCGCTGGCTGCGCCGCCCGGCCGCCGGCCCGGTCGAGGTGACCGAGCCGGTGGCGGTGCTGTTGCCGCTGCGCGACGAGGCCACCCGGGTGGCCCCCTGCCTGCGCGCCCTCCTCGCCCAGCGCGGGGTGCCCGACCTACGCATCGTGGTGCTCGACGACGGCTCGGCCGACGGCACCGCCGACGTGGTACGTGCGGTGGCCGGCGATGATCCCCGGCTCACCCTGCTCACCGGGGCCGCCCTGCCGCCGGGCTGGCTGGGCAAGCCGCACGCCTGCTGGCAACTGGCCACCCGGACCGACCCCGCCCCCGCGGTGCTCGCCTTCGTCGACGCCGACGTGGTGCTCACCCCGTACGCCGTCGCGGCGGCGGTGACCGAGCTGCGCGCGGCGGGGGCCACGCTGCTGTCGGCGTACCCCCGGATCGTGGTGCGGACGGCGGCCGACCGGCTGGTGCAGCCGCTGCTGCAGTGGCTGTGGCTGACCTTCCTGCCGCTGCGCGCGATGGAACGCTCGTCGCGGCCCTCCCTCGCGGCGGCGGGCGGCCAGTTCCTGGTCGTGGACCGGGCCGGCTACCTGCGGGCGGGCGGGCACGCGGCGGTGGCCGACAAGGTCCTGGAGGACATCGAACTGGCCCGGGAGGTGAAGCGGTCCGGCGGCCGGATCGCCCTGGCCGACGGCTCCCGGCTGGCCGCCTGCCGGATGTACGAGACCTGGCCGCAGCTGCGGGACGGCTACACCAAGTCGCTCTGGGCGTCCTTCGGACACCCGGCCGCCGCCACGCTGGTGGTGGCCCTGCTGCTCCTGCTCTTCACCGCTCCCCCGCTGATCGCGCTGGGGGCGTTGGCGGCCGGCACGCCGGCGGTGGCCGGCCTGGCGGCCCTGGCCTGGCTGCTGGGCGTCGCCGGGCGGGTGGTCAGCGCGCGGGCCACGGGCGGGCGGGCCTGGCCCGACGCGCTGGCACACCCCGTGTCGGTCGGGTTCCTCGGTTGGCTGACCCTGCGGTCGTACCATCTGCGGAAGCGACGCCGGCTGAGCTGGCGGGGTCGCCCGGTCAGCTAG
- a CDS encoding carotenoid biosynthesis protein — MRRQLPWALLAVLVLAQICYPLTAGATRAGLAVATVLLGWLLSVGHALLSRGRRTALALVAVATGGGFAIEALGVATGFPFGTYDYSGELGPKLAGVPLIIPLAWTWMAWPAWLTAVRLTEPTRGPAGARQPPGRVHRVGRIALAAVGLAAWDLFLDPQMVAEGYWVWRDATPALPGLPGIPISNYLGWLLFAVLLMTGLRPLAGAAVERTDGRDAPMFALYLWTYAASVLAHAVFLRLPASALWGTAGMAVGAVPLAVTLLRTRRARPAGDDGPTADPALRVDATT; from the coding sequence ATCCGGCGCCAGCTGCCCTGGGCGCTGCTGGCTGTCCTGGTCCTCGCCCAGATCTGCTACCCGCTCACCGCCGGTGCCACCCGGGCCGGGCTGGCCGTGGCCACGGTCCTGCTCGGGTGGCTGCTCTCCGTCGGGCACGCCCTGCTCAGCCGGGGTCGGCGTACCGCGCTCGCGCTGGTCGCGGTGGCCACCGGCGGCGGCTTCGCGATCGAGGCGCTCGGGGTGGCCACCGGCTTTCCGTTCGGCACCTACGACTACTCCGGCGAGCTCGGGCCCAAGCTGGCCGGGGTTCCGCTGATCATCCCCCTGGCCTGGACCTGGATGGCCTGGCCGGCCTGGCTCACCGCGGTCCGGCTCACGGAGCCGACCCGCGGGCCGGCCGGAGCGCGGCAGCCGCCCGGGCGGGTGCACCGGGTCGGCCGGATCGCGCTCGCGGCGGTCGGGCTGGCCGCCTGGGACCTCTTCCTCGACCCGCAGATGGTGGCCGAGGGCTACTGGGTGTGGCGGGACGCCACCCCGGCCCTGCCCGGCCTGCCCGGCATCCCGATCAGCAACTACCTCGGTTGGCTGCTCTTCGCGGTGCTGCTGATGACCGGGCTGCGCCCGCTCGCCGGGGCGGCCGTCGAGCGCACCGATGGGCGGGACGCGCCGATGTTCGCGCTCTACCTGTGGACGTACGCCGCCAGCGTGCTGGCGCACGCGGTCTTCCTCCGGCTGCCCGCCTCGGCGCTCTGGGGCACGGCCGGAATGGCGGTGGGGGCCGTGCCGCTGGCCGTGACGCTGCTGCGCACCCGGCGCGCCCGGCCCGCCGGCGACGACGGCCCGACGGCGGATCCGGCGCTGCGCGTCGACGCGACGACATGA
- a CDS encoding GNAT family N-acetyltransferase translates to MRLVRWTPDDLVRRLDDVVAVYGEAMGYRADLLEARRGYIATHVRRPGFRAVASLTREGHLAGFGYGYLGAAGQWWHDQVYRALDAEARKRWLAHCFEVVELHVRPPAQGHGLGAGQLRALLTMAEGSTTLLSTPEADEQKSRAWRLYRRFGFVDLLRHFHFPGDERPFGVLGRDLPLPPPGPAGAPGPATP, encoded by the coding sequence ATGAGGCTGGTCCGCTGGACCCCGGACGATCTCGTCCGGCGGCTGGACGACGTGGTGGCCGTCTACGGCGAGGCGATGGGCTACCGCGCCGACCTGCTGGAGGCGCGGCGCGGCTACATCGCCACCCACGTCCGCCGGCCCGGCTTCCGCGCCGTGGCCAGCCTCACCCGGGAGGGACACCTGGCCGGCTTCGGGTACGGCTACCTCGGCGCGGCCGGGCAGTGGTGGCACGACCAGGTGTACCGGGCGCTGGACGCCGAGGCCCGGAAGCGCTGGCTGGCCCACTGCTTCGAGGTGGTGGAGCTGCACGTCCGGCCACCCGCGCAGGGCCACGGCCTGGGCGCCGGCCAGCTGCGCGCCCTGCTCACCATGGCGGAGGGCAGCACCACCCTGCTCTCCACCCCCGAGGCCGACGAGCAGAAGTCCCGGGCCTGGCGGCTGTACCGCCGGTTCGGCTTCGTCGACCTCCTGCGCCACTTTCACTTCCCCGGCGACGAACGGCCGTTCGGGGTGCTCGGCCGGGACCTGCCGCTGCCCCCGCCCGGCCCCGCCGGCGCCCCCGGCCCGGCCACGCCGTGA
- a CDS encoding monooxygenase: MTVPGLVTLHVWRIPRAAVPGALGRMAAHPWRLRRLPGVRFAKLLGTGTGTGFGPGDADLTRWTALVVWDSPEAAAGFDASPVGRSWARIARSSARVELRPLTSRGEWSGRRPFGEPSGGPATGPVLALTRARLRARRAVTFWRAIPPVVAALHAAPGLLARFGVGEAPLGWQGTVSVWRDPADLVAFAYRHPEHHAAIRRTPTERWYAEELFARFAVDDVVGDRTVLGWAAEDDPGTARGNA; the protein is encoded by the coding sequence GTGACGGTCCCGGGGCTGGTCACGCTGCACGTGTGGCGGATCCCCCGGGCCGCGGTCCCCGGCGCGCTGGGGCGGATGGCGGCACACCCGTGGCGGCTGCGCCGCCTCCCCGGCGTACGGTTCGCCAAGCTGCTCGGCACCGGGACCGGCACCGGCTTCGGCCCGGGGGACGCCGACCTCACCCGCTGGACCGCCCTGGTGGTCTGGGACTCCCCCGAGGCCGCGGCCGGCTTCGACGCCTCGCCGGTCGGCCGGTCCTGGGCCCGGATCGCCCGGTCCTCGGCCCGGGTGGAGCTGCGTCCGCTGACCAGCCGGGGCGAGTGGTCCGGCCGACGGCCGTTCGGCGAGCCGTCCGGTGGCCCGGCCACCGGGCCGGTGCTGGCGCTGACCCGGGCCCGGCTGCGGGCCCGCCGGGCGGTCACCTTCTGGCGGGCGATCCCGCCGGTCGTCGCGGCCCTGCACGCCGCGCCCGGGCTGCTCGCCCGGTTCGGCGTCGGCGAGGCCCCGCTGGGCTGGCAGGGCACGGTGAGTGTGTGGCGGGATCCGGCGGACCTGGTCGCGTTCGCGTACCGTCACCCGGAGCACCACGCGGCGATCAGGCGGACCCCCACCGAGCGGTGGTACGCGGAGGAGCTGTTCGCCCGGTTCGCCGTGGACGACGTGGTCGGCGACCGGACGGTGCTGGGCTGGGCCGCCGAGGACGACCCGGGAACGGCGAGAGGAAACGCATGA
- a CDS encoding YbaK/EbsC family protein, whose amino-acid sequence MQSQSDVQAVHPNVQSVQRALDDAGARDGSGAASQVRLLPAAVHTAAAAAEALGVEVGAIANSLIFDADDAPLLVLTSGAHRVDTARLAASLGVTRLRRATPEFVKRHTGQVIGGVAPVGHPEPLRTLVDTALAAYDELWAAGGVPQAVFPTTYAELLRITSGTPAEVA is encoded by the coding sequence ATGCAGTCACAGTCAGACGTGCAGGCGGTACATCCGAACGTGCAGTCGGTGCAGCGCGCGCTCGACGACGCGGGCGCGCGGGACGGGTCCGGCGCGGCGAGCCAGGTCCGCCTGCTGCCCGCGGCGGTGCACACCGCCGCAGCAGCGGCCGAGGCGCTCGGCGTCGAGGTCGGCGCCATCGCCAACTCGCTCATCTTCGACGCCGACGACGCGCCCCTGCTGGTGCTCACCTCCGGCGCGCACCGGGTGGACACCGCCCGGCTGGCCGCGTCCCTCGGGGTCACCCGGCTGCGCCGGGCCACCCCCGAGTTCGTCAAGCGGCACACCGGGCAGGTGATCGGCGGGGTCGCCCCGGTCGGCCACCCCGAGCCGCTGCGCACCCTGGTGGACACCGCGCTGGCCGCGTACGACGAGTTGTGGGCGGCCGGCGGGGTGCCGCAGGCGGTCTTCCCCACCACGTACGCGGAGCTGCTGCGGATCACCTCGGGCACGCCGGCCGAGGTGGCGTGA
- a CDS encoding SAV_6107 family HEPN domain-containing protein, whose product MPTSPAPAPTVPAHVLPHRTPAQLLAVARHGLAEAGRTRPDGLRYAAAHLAALRAAAALLAARARPAPTRRSRITSVWVLLATVAPELAEWADHFAAGASKRAAAEAGIPRVVTAREADDLLRAAEQFVAVVETALGLAHQPALDGLSRPLRLGVSDATPRPGAAAA is encoded by the coding sequence ATGCCGACCAGTCCGGCCCCGGCGCCGACGGTGCCCGCGCACGTGCTGCCGCACCGCACCCCCGCCCAGCTGCTCGCGGTGGCCCGCCACGGGCTGGCCGAGGCGGGCCGGACCCGCCCCGACGGTCTCCGGTACGCCGCTGCCCACCTCGCGGCGCTGCGCGCCGCCGCCGCCCTGCTCGCCGCCCGCGCCCGGCCCGCGCCCACCCGTCGCAGCCGGATCACCAGCGTCTGGGTCCTGCTCGCCACCGTCGCCCCCGAGCTCGCCGAGTGGGCCGATCACTTCGCCGCTGGGGCGAGCAAACGGGCCGCCGCCGAGGCCGGCATCCCCCGGGTGGTCACCGCCCGGGAGGCCGACGACCTGCTCCGCGCCGCCGAGCAGTTCGTGGCCGTGGTGGAGACCGCCCTCGGCCTGGCGCACCAACCGGCGCTCGACGGTCTGTCCCGGCCACTCCGGCTCGGCGTGTCTGACGCCACGCCGCGACCCGGAGCAGCCGCCGCCTGA
- a CDS encoding DNA polymerase Y family protein: MTGVPVRTLLLWCPDWPVLATEIIDGVPATGPVAVLHANRVVACSERARAEGVRRGLRRREAQGRCPQLTVVDHDPGRDARAFEPVVAAVEEVAAGVEVVRPGTCALAARGPSRYLGGEEAAAERIVEHVAQTCAVESQVGIADGVFAAGLAAREGRIVPPGGTPEFLAGRPVEALGRPALTDLLRRLGVRTLGDFAALPAGDVLARFGFDGALAHRLAAGRDHRPLAVRQPPADLTVTAGYDEPIDRVDAAAFAARTLAEQLHERLAGYGLACTRLGIEAVTAHGQELHRVWRHDGLLTAAAIADRVRWQLDGWLSGSTGRGGARPARPTAGIIRLRLVPDGVLAQAGLQSGLWGETGEERERAHRALSRVQGILGPESVVTAVLGGGRSPADQVRLVPWGDERLPARPGEPPLPAVPAGEPALPAQSDDAARSDGAAQPDGAARSGGAARSGGKARAGGAAQPDGAARSGGAARSGGAARSGGAARPGGKAPVPPWPGRLPPPAPAVVLPAPLLATVHDAAGEPVVVSARLAVSAAPARLVVGTGRPAEIVGWAGPWPVDERWWAPAEARRRARFQVCLADGAALLLAVEGGQWLVEAIYD, encoded by the coding sequence ATGACCGGGGTGCCGGTGCGGACCCTGCTGCTCTGGTGCCCGGACTGGCCGGTCCTCGCCACCGAGATCATCGACGGGGTGCCCGCCACCGGCCCGGTGGCGGTGCTGCACGCCAACCGGGTGGTCGCCTGTTCCGAGCGGGCCCGCGCCGAGGGCGTACGCCGGGGGCTGCGCCGGCGGGAGGCGCAGGGGCGCTGCCCGCAGCTCACCGTCGTCGACCACGACCCCGGCCGGGACGCCCGGGCGTTCGAGCCGGTGGTGGCCGCCGTCGAGGAGGTGGCTGCCGGGGTGGAGGTGGTCCGCCCCGGTACCTGCGCGCTGGCCGCCCGAGGGCCGAGCCGGTACCTCGGCGGGGAGGAGGCGGCGGCCGAGCGGATCGTCGAGCACGTCGCCCAGACCTGCGCGGTGGAGAGCCAGGTCGGCATCGCCGACGGGGTCTTCGCCGCCGGGCTGGCCGCCCGGGAGGGGCGGATCGTGCCGCCCGGCGGGACCCCGGAGTTCCTGGCCGGCCGGCCCGTCGAGGCGCTCGGCCGGCCCGCCCTGACCGACCTGCTGCGCCGGCTCGGGGTGCGTACCCTCGGCGACTTCGCCGCGCTGCCCGCCGGCGACGTGCTGGCCCGGTTCGGCTTCGACGGGGCGCTGGCCCACCGGCTCGCCGCCGGCCGGGACCACCGGCCGCTCGCGGTCCGGCAACCCCCGGCCGACCTGACCGTCACCGCCGGGTACGACGAGCCGATCGACCGGGTCGACGCCGCGGCGTTCGCCGCCCGGACGTTGGCCGAGCAGTTGCACGAGCGGTTGGCCGGGTACGGGCTGGCCTGCACCCGGCTCGGCATCGAGGCGGTCACCGCGCATGGCCAGGAGCTGCACCGGGTCTGGCGGCACGACGGTCTGCTCACCGCCGCGGCCATCGCCGACCGGGTCCGTTGGCAGTTGGACGGCTGGCTCTCCGGCAGCACCGGCCGGGGTGGCGCCCGCCCGGCCCGTCCCACCGCCGGGATCATCCGGCTGCGGCTGGTGCCGGACGGGGTGCTCGCCCAGGCCGGCCTGCAATCGGGGCTGTGGGGGGAGACCGGTGAGGAGCGGGAACGGGCGCACCGCGCGCTGAGCCGGGTGCAGGGCATCCTCGGCCCCGAGTCGGTGGTCACCGCCGTGCTCGGCGGCGGGCGCTCCCCGGCCGACCAGGTACGCCTGGTCCCGTGGGGCGACGAACGGCTGCCCGCCCGCCCCGGCGAGCCACCCCTGCCGGCCGTACCGGCGGGCGAGCCGGCGCTCCCGGCGCAGTCGGATGATGCGGCGCGGTCGGATGGTGCGGCGCAGCCGGATGGTGCGGCGCGGTCAGGTGGTGCGGCGCGGTCGGGTGGGAAGGCGCGGGCGGGTGGTGCGGCGCAGCCGGATGGTGCGGCGCGGTCAGGTGGTGCGGCGCGGTCAGGTGGTGCGGCGCGGTCAGGTGGTGCGGCGCGGCCGGGTGGGAAGGCGCCGGTGCCGCCGTGGCCGGGGCGGCTGCCCCCGCCCGCGCCGGCCGTGGTGCTGCCGGCCCCGCTCCTCGCCACCGTGCACGACGCCGCCGGCGAGCCGGTGGTGGTCAGCGCCCGGCTGGCGGTGAGCGCCGCGCCCGCGCGACTGGTCGTCGGCACCGGCCGGCCGGCCGAGATCGTCGGCTGGGCCGGCCCGTGGCCGGTGGACGAGCGCTGGTGGGCACCGGCCGAGGCCCGGCGTCGGGCCCGGTTCCAGGTCTGCCTGGCCGACGGCGCCGCCCTGCTGCTCGCGGTCGAGGGCGGCCAGTGGCTGGTGGAGGCGATCTATGACTGA